The window CGGAGCAACACTCGTCAAAGGTAAAAAATGGATCACATTCAAGAGAAACATGAAGATCAAGCTTCATAAACCACTTCTACTCAGCAGCTTCACGACACTCGATGGCCGAGGTGCTAGTGTTCATATCTCGGGTCCCGCTTGTCTCATAGTCTACAAAGCCACAGATGTGATCATTCATGGACTTAAGATCCATGATTGTAAAGCTCATCCACCAAGCTCAGTGATGGGACCAGACTCAAAGATCATTCAACTTGGAAAAGTGGACGGCGATGCGATTAGATTGGTCACGGCTAAGAAAGTATGGATCGACCACAACACGCTCTATGATTGTGAAGACGGTCTTCTAGACGTCACACGAGGGACTACTGATGTCACAGTGTCGAACAATTGGTTTAGGAACCAAGACAAGGTCATGCTTCTTGGACACGAGGATGGCTATGTAAGAGACAAAGACATGAAAGTCACTGTTGTGTTTAACCACTTTGGTCCTAATTGCAACCAGAGAATGCCAAGGTACAAAAGTGAAATATTAAAAAGCTTAGACTAATCAATTATCCatatattgttaatttcatttctgattttgatgataAGCTATGTTAATATATGCAGAATTAGATATGGATATGCTCATGTTGCTAATAACTATTACCAAGGATGGACTCAATATGCAATTGGAGGAAGCATGAGCCCTCGTGTGAAGAGTGAGTCAAACTACTTCGTCGCGCCAAAATCTGGACGCAAAGAGGTGCGTTTCAAGTCGTAAATCACAAACgtaaaaaacacacaacacattGTACTTTTTTTGCATATCTAATCTAACATATGAATTTGTACTTCTTGTAGATAACTTGGAAGAAACATAGCCAAGGAGACCAAATGCAATGGAAATTTTACTCAGTGAATGATTACTTCGAGAATGGAGCTTGTTTCGGCCTAGACAAAGGTGTTGGAAAAGCACGGCCTAATTACGGCCCAGATCAAAGGTTCACAGTCGCAAACGCTAAAACCGTTAAAGAACTCACAAGTTCAGCTGGAGCCTTACACTGCACCAGGAACTCCGTCTGTTAGAACAACAACGCTTAACATAACTTTTTAGCGTTTCATCATTTCtgcgttttcttctctttcatctATGTACATCAAaat is drawn from Camelina sativa cultivar DH55 chromosome 8, Cs, whole genome shotgun sequence and contains these coding sequences:
- the LOC104708191 gene encoding pectate lyase 1-like → MTGNIGKGVAQYKVTDPSDDPLNPKPGTLRYGATLVKGKKWITFKRNMKIKLHKPLLLSSFTTLDGRGASVHISGPACLIVYKATDVIIHGLKIHDCKAHPPSSVMGPDSKIIQLGKVDGDAIRLVTAKKVWIDHNTLYDCEDGLLDVTRGTTDVTVSNNWFRNQDKVMLLGHEDGYVRDKDMKVTVVFNHFGPNCNQRMPRIRYGYAHVANNYYQGWTQYAIGGSMSPRVKSESNYFVAPKSGRKEVLEKHGLITAQIKGSQSQTLKPLKNSQVQLEPYTAPGTPSVRTTTLNITF